ATTCATTATCAAACACAATCAAGTCCTATTATTATTGGAGAAGTTATTCGCTCCAATGTTCCGATTATTTTCAAAAAACCCGTTACCTCTATTCACGAGAAATGGGAAAATAATTCACTAGTTTTTGAGATTGAATACTATCAGCAAGACTTTGCTGTTTGCATAGATCCTGGTCACGGCGGCGATCAGTGTGGTTCACGTTCTCCCAAAGGGATTTGGGAAAAAGAACTTAATTTGAGTTTCTCGCAATTACTTAAAGAAGAGTTGATTAATCTCAATATTAGTACTGTGATGACTAGAGATAATGATGAATTCATTAGTCTTGAGCAGCGAGTTGATACTGCTCAAAAAGACGATAGCTTATTGTTTTTGTCTATTCATCATAACGCCTTGCCTGATGCTCGTGATCCGAATTTAGAACGAGGTGCTTCTTGTCATTATTTTCATGAACAAAGTAAACCATTTGCTAATTATTTACTGAACAAAGTTGTTGAACATACTGAATTAACTTACTCTGGTTTATTTAGACAAAACTTGCATGTGCTTAGAGAAAACCCAGATAGGATTTCTGTGCTACTTGA
The genomic region above belongs to Cyanobacteriota bacterium and contains:
- a CDS encoding N-acetylmuramoyl-L-alanine amidase — encoded protein: MGLITYPPNKHETDSKSIFFVGSATETCRINDQRVELADNGNFAYIVSLKLGNNQFDIDLDGESIEYTIVGVKPDEPHPIAYGRIYDSFPAKQPSKKNILRSILVSENRIEIPLNRAPMYSLERLGKYKYFLDLPDTDMDLDCIHYQTQSSPIIIGEVIRSNVPIIFKKPVTSIHEKWENNSLVFEIEYYQQDFAVCIDPGHGGDQCGSRSPKGIWEKELNLSFSQLLKEELINLNISTVMTRDNDEFISLEQRVDTAQKDDSLLFLSIHHNALPDARDPNLERGASCHYFHEQSKPFANYLLNKVVEHTELTYSGLFRQNLHVLRENPDRISVLLELGYLIHPIESDLITSADFQAKTARIVAKAIKNFFLNEYPTKD